One Lactobacillus sp. CBA3606 DNA segment encodes these proteins:
- a CDS encoding DNA alkylation repair protein yields MPDLFLPVQPANQAAMVAYMRHQFKFLGVRAGERRQLTQPYLKTSQTLTSTELQDWLVFYYGQPFREYHYVAIDLALANVRRLTPSQYEWCRQQVTHNAWWDSVDSWRKLLATYIEQQQHCQNWGQHIYKHQIFGFGGLALSYSWAAGK; encoded by the coding sequence ATGCCAGATTTATTTTTACCGGTGCAACCGGCTAATCAAGCAGCGATGGTCGCCTATATGCGACATCAATTCAAATTTTTAGGTGTGCGAGCGGGTGAACGACGGCAATTAACGCAGCCATATCTTAAAACTAGTCAAACGTTGACGTCAACTGAGCTACAGGATTGGCTAGTGTTTTATTATGGGCAACCATTTCGAGAGTATCACTATGTTGCGATTGATTTGGCCTTAGCAAATGTACGTCGCTTAACACCAAGTCAGTATGAGTGGTGTCGGCAACAGGTGACACATAATGCCTGGTGGGATAGCGTTGATAGCTGGCGTAAACTGTTGGCGACTTACATTGAGCAACAGCAGCATTGTCAGAATTGGGGCCAGCATATATACAAGCATCAGATTTTTGGCTTCGGCGGGTTGGCATTATCTTACAGTTGGGCCGCCGGCAAATGA
- a CDS encoding sugar O-acetyltransferase, with protein sequence MKSELEKLKAGEWYDFSDSEVAARKARAAKLCQEFNAISATEPAKQVQKIQAILGSYGDHLSVQAPFNCDYGKNIRVGHDFLSNYNLTVLDMAPVTIGNNVMIGPNVGIYTVNHPLTAAGRRQYLAQASPITIGNDVWMGGSVTILPGVTIGNNVVLAAGAVVTKDVPDNVIVAGVPAKVIKSLEA encoded by the coding sequence ATGAAAAGTGAACTTGAGAAACTTAAAGCAGGGGAATGGTATGATTTTTCTGATTCAGAAGTTGCGGCACGTAAAGCCAGAGCTGCCAAATTATGTCAGGAATTTAATGCGATCTCTGCAACGGAACCGGCTAAACAAGTGCAAAAGATACAGGCTATTTTGGGTTCTTATGGTGACCATTTGTCGGTGCAAGCGCCATTTAATTGTGATTATGGAAAAAATATTCGAGTAGGACATGATTTCTTAAGCAATTATAATTTAACAGTTTTGGATATGGCACCAGTTACGATTGGCAATAATGTTATGATTGGGCCTAACGTTGGTATTTATACAGTCAATCATCCGTTAACTGCGGCCGGTCGTCGGCAATATCTAGCGCAAGCTAGTCCGATTACGATTGGTAATGATGTCTGGATGGGCGGTAGCGTGACAATTTTGCCAGGGGTGACAATTGGCAATAATGTGGTACTCGCTGCGGGGGCTGTCGTGACTAAGGATGTGCCAGATAATGTTATCGTTGCTGGCGTACCGGCTAAGGTAATTAAATCCCTAGAAGCTTAA
- the lexA gene encoding transcriptional repressor LexA, producing the protein MSKTSESKQMAVLRFIYERVNEKGYPPTVREIGEAVSLSSTSTVHGHISRLEKKGLIEKDPTKPRAIEVTAAGFEALGVETTPHQIPMLGTVAAGQPILAVQEATDYFPIPKDLETFGGDLFMLTIRGESMINIGILNGDQVIVRRQTAADNGDIIIAMTDENEATCKRFFKEADHYRLQPENDAMAPIILTNVAVLGKVVGLYRDMLYQ; encoded by the coding sequence ATGAGTAAAACATCAGAAAGCAAACAAATGGCCGTTCTACGTTTTATTTATGAACGCGTCAATGAAAAAGGTTATCCGCCAACCGTCCGTGAAATCGGCGAAGCCGTCTCACTATCTTCAACATCAACGGTCCATGGTCATATTTCTAGATTGGAAAAAAAGGGCTTAATCGAAAAAGACCCTACCAAGCCACGGGCTATCGAAGTGACAGCGGCTGGTTTTGAAGCTTTAGGCGTCGAAACGACTCCCCATCAAATTCCAATGCTCGGCACGGTAGCCGCTGGGCAACCGATTTTGGCGGTACAAGAAGCTACTGACTATTTCCCAATTCCAAAAGATTTGGAAACTTTCGGTGGCGATTTATTCATGCTCACCATTCGTGGTGAAAGTATGATTAACATCGGCATCTTAAACGGCGACCAAGTTATCGTGCGCCGGCAAACAGCTGCCGACAATGGGGATATTATCATTGCAATGACTGACGAAAATGAAGCTACTTGCAAACGATTCTTTAAAGAAGCTGATCATTATCGGCTACAACCAGAAAATGATGCGATGGCACCAATTATTCTAACCAACGTTGCTGTCTTAGGCAAAGTGGTTGGGTTATATCGCGATATGCTCTATCAATAG
- a CDS encoding IS3 family transposase, protein MSSSSYHDALHREYQSGSLMLVDEIKSIRLENPDYGYRTVTLAPKNKGINVNHKAVLRIMRENNLLCQAFNRRTKKYNSYKGTVGTVAHNLLNRRFKTDRPFQKIVTDVTEVR, encoded by the coding sequence ATGTCGAGTAGTAGTTACCACGATGCACTTCACCGTGAATATCAATCAGGCTCATTAATGTTAGTTGATGAGATTAAAAGCATTCGCTTGGAAAATCCCGATTATGGTTACCGAACCGTGACCTTAGCGCCTAAAAACAAGGGTATCAACGTTAACCACAAGGCCGTACTTCGCATTATGCGTGAAAACAATCTCCTTTGTCAGGCATTCAATCGCCGAACTAAGAAATATAATTCTTACAAAGGAACCGTTGGTACAGTTGCCCATAACCTTTTAAACCGTCGTTTCAAAACGGACCGACCATTTCAAAAAATCGTTACCGATGTGACTGAGGTTCGTTGA
- a CDS encoding TMEM175 family protein: MTKNRLEAFFDAVIAIVITILVLELKLPAQHSWHGIAQMGPAFLAYLISFILLANIWVNHHRLFQAVKKIDNRVLWASMNMLLWISLVPATTAWFGTDLFSVPAAFLYSIVIALFNISFIILTATLVRANAENTVLIRAAADNRKINRWSLVNNVINLVILWFWPPFALISTIINSLMWVKLHGKA, from the coding sequence ATGACAAAGAATCGTTTAGAAGCTTTTTTTGACGCTGTGATTGCAATTGTAATCACGATTTTAGTATTAGAACTTAAATTACCAGCGCAACATAGTTGGCATGGCATCGCCCAAATGGGGCCGGCTTTTTTAGCGTATCTGATTAGTTTTATTTTGCTAGCTAATATTTGGGTCAATCATCATCGGTTATTTCAAGCCGTTAAAAAAATTGATAATCGAGTTTTGTGGGCTAGTATGAATATGTTGTTGTGGATTTCGTTAGTACCAGCGACCACGGCTTGGTTTGGGACAGATCTATTTTCGGTGCCAGCAGCGTTCCTGTATTCGATTGTTATTGCACTATTTAATATCTCATTTATTATTTTAACGGCAACCTTAGTACGCGCCAATGCAGAAAATACTGTATTAATCCGCGCAGCGGCTGACAATCGTAAAATTAACCGTTGGTCGTTAGTGAATAATGTGATTAATTTGGTGATTTTATGGTTTTGGCCGCCATTTGCCTTGATCTCAACGATTATTAATTCGCTAATGTGGGTTAAACTCCATGGTAAAGCGTAA
- a CDS encoding hydroxymethylglutaryl-CoA synthase, with protein sequence MKIGIDKLHFATSHLYVDMAELATARNEAPDKYLIGIGQAKMAVIPPSQDAVTLAANAAYPMLTAADIDAIDLLIVATESGVDNSKAAAIYVAQLLGLKRRVRTIELKEACYAATAGVQFARDHVQVHPDKKALVIGTDVARYGLHTAGEPTQGGGAVTMLISANPQVLALNDDAVVLSQDVMDFWRPLYHTEALVDGKYSSNIYIDYFQDVFKTHLTEQQRTLADFKALTFHLPYTKMGLKALRSVLPLADTTQQAALLTHFEAARALNRQVGNLYTGSLYLSLLSLLVSDANLQADDLIGLFSYGSGAEGEFYTGRLQANYQHGVDLGLPQRLARRQRIDIATYEDLFTHQLQWQAADQTIDYATDPHRFVLTGQKQEQRQYRDQRG encoded by the coding sequence ATGAAAATTGGAATTGATAAGTTGCATTTTGCAACGTCACACTTGTATGTAGATATGGCCGAATTAGCGACCGCTCGTAATGAAGCTCCTGATAAATATTTGATAGGAATTGGACAGGCCAAGATGGCGGTTATTCCGCCAAGTCAGGATGCGGTTACCTTGGCAGCTAATGCGGCTTATCCGATGTTGACAGCCGCTGACATTGATGCGATTGATTTACTAATTGTTGCGACTGAATCGGGAGTAGACAATTCTAAAGCGGCGGCAATTTATGTGGCACAGTTGTTGGGACTTAAAAGGCGGGTGCGCACGATTGAATTAAAGGAAGCATGTTATGCCGCCACTGCTGGTGTTCAATTTGCACGAGATCATGTGCAGGTGCATCCAGATAAGAAAGCATTAGTAATCGGCACGGATGTGGCCCGCTATGGCTTACATACAGCTGGCGAGCCGACACAAGGTGGCGGCGCGGTTACAATGTTGATCAGTGCTAATCCGCAAGTGTTGGCCTTGAATGATGACGCGGTTGTCTTGAGCCAAGATGTCATGGACTTTTGGCGGCCACTGTATCATACCGAGGCATTAGTTGATGGTAAATATTCCTCAAATATTTACATTGATTATTTTCAAGATGTCTTTAAAACGCATCTAACAGAACAGCAACGAACTTTGGCTGATTTTAAGGCATTAACATTTCATTTGCCATATACAAAAATGGGTCTCAAGGCGTTGCGGTCAGTGTTGCCTTTGGCGGATACGACGCAACAAGCCGCCTTATTAACCCATTTTGAAGCTGCGCGAGCTTTAAATCGACAGGTGGGTAATCTGTATACCGGATCACTATATCTAAGTTTATTGTCTTTGTTAGTATCAGATGCCAATTTGCAAGCGGATGACTTAATTGGGCTCTTTAGTTATGGTTCAGGTGCTGAGGGTGAATTCTATACTGGGCGGTTACAAGCTAATTATCAACACGGCGTGGACCTGGGACTCCCTCAGCGATTAGCTCGGCGACAACGAATTGATATTGCCACTTATGAGGACCTGTTTACACATCAATTGCAATGGCAAGCTGCGGATCAGACTATTGATTATGCGACTGATCCACATCGCTTTGTCTTAACCGGTCAGAAGCAAGAACAGCGACAATATCGTGATCAACGGGGGTAA
- a CDS encoding putative bacteriocin export ABC transporter: MTNKPIAVEMMHVNKHYRERVLFDDLDLSINSHELTTIFGKSGAGKSTILNMIGLLESVDAGQLKLFGQVAPSSRSTAALRLRRTKISYLFQNFGLIDDGTVSQNLDIGLAYVKVSRAEKRKLKVQALQDVQLNCHLKTKIYTLSGGEQQRVAVARLLLKPADLILADEPTGALDSENREILGQLLVKLREQGKTVVVVSHDHYFEQISDQIIDLAAF, translated from the coding sequence ATGACAAATAAACCAATCGCAGTTGAAATGATGCACGTTAATAAGCATTATCGAGAGCGGGTGCTCTTCGACGACTTGGACTTGTCAATTAATTCCCATGAATTGACAACTATTTTTGGTAAAAGCGGTGCCGGTAAGTCAACGATTTTGAATATGATTGGCCTGTTGGAATCAGTGGATGCTGGACAATTAAAGTTGTTTGGTCAAGTAGCGCCTAGCAGCCGGTCAACAGCCGCATTACGATTACGTCGAACTAAAATCAGTTATCTTTTCCAGAATTTTGGCTTGATTGATGATGGCACAGTTAGTCAGAACTTGGATATTGGCCTAGCTTATGTCAAGGTGAGTCGAGCGGAAAAAAGAAAACTTAAGGTGCAGGCTTTGCAGGATGTTCAACTGAATTGTCATCTTAAAACCAAAATTTATACACTTTCTGGTGGTGAACAACAACGAGTGGCCGTGGCACGGCTACTCTTGAAGCCAGCAGACTTAATTTTAGCTGACGAACCAACTGGTGCCTTAGATTCAGAGAATCGGGAGATTTTAGGCCAGTTACTCGTAAAATTGCGTGAACAAGGTAAGACAGTTGTGGTCGTTTCACATGATCATTATTTTGAACAAATTAGTGACCAAATTATTGATTTAGCAGCTTTCTGA
- a CDS encoding YneF family protein: protein MTVSTGIWILIVLVGVLVGITGGFFGARHYMQNYLKQNPPISEEMLRSMMMQMGQRPSEKKLHQMLNSMKASAKNDSK from the coding sequence ATGACTGTGTCTACTGGTATTTGGATCTTAATCGTGCTTGTTGGTGTGTTAGTTGGGATTACTGGTGGTTTCTTTGGTGCGCGACACTATATGCAAAACTACTTAAAACAAAATCCACCAATTAGTGAAGAAATGTTGCGCAGCATGATGATGCAAATGGGTCAACGCCCATCCGAAAAGAAATTGCATCAAATGCTTAACTCAATGAAGGCTTCGGCTAAAAATGACAGCAAATAA
- a CDS encoding tRNA1(Val) (adenine(37)-N6)-methyltransferase produces MTTVPLRADERIDQLYSKDIQIIQSSQVFSFSLDAVLLGAFAQVPRSAKTLTVDLCAGNGAVGLFASQQTNSAIIEVELQPRLADMAQRSIELNQLTERMTVLNQDLLTVTTKIAKDSVDVVLCNPPYFKDQPQSQKNPNPHLAIARHEISANLAQILTVTSDLLKMTGKAYFVHRPDRLDELFQAMAQHRLAPKRIRFVHPKADREANMVLVEMIKDGRSNGVRILPPVVVYQADGTYGKEVRQLLYGD; encoded by the coding sequence ATGACGACGGTCCCATTACGCGCCGATGAGCGCATTGATCAATTATATAGTAAAGATATTCAGATTATTCAAAGTTCACAAGTGTTTTCTTTTTCATTAGACGCGGTTTTGCTGGGAGCTTTTGCACAGGTTCCGCGTAGTGCTAAAACGCTGACAGTTGACCTGTGCGCTGGCAATGGTGCCGTGGGGTTATTTGCGAGTCAACAAACCAATAGCGCAATTATTGAAGTTGAATTACAACCGCGGCTTGCGGATATGGCGCAACGGAGTATTGAACTAAACCAACTTACTGAGCGCATGACAGTGTTGAATCAGGATTTATTGACAGTGACGACAAAAATTGCCAAAGATTCGGTTGATGTGGTGTTATGCAATCCGCCTTATTTTAAAGATCAGCCTCAAAGTCAAAAGAACCCTAATCCACATTTAGCAATTGCCCGCCATGAAATTTCAGCTAATTTGGCTCAAATTTTAACGGTAACTAGTGACTTACTTAAAATGACTGGCAAAGCGTATTTTGTGCATCGACCGGATCGGTTGGATGAGTTATTCCAAGCAATGGCGCAGCACCGATTAGCGCCGAAACGGATTCGCTTTGTTCATCCCAAGGCTGATCGTGAAGCTAACATGGTGTTAGTTGAGATGATTAAGGATGGGCGTTCAAATGGGGTCCGAATTCTACCACCAGTCGTTGTTTATCAAGCAGATGGCACATATGGAAAAGAGGTGCGACAGTTAC
- a CDS encoding NUDIX hydrolase has protein sequence MNMNEDKRVFLDYLRQIYDQTNEHLREQEHKRDQVVTFYAVLISFIITANHTIQANFGGPVMMMILDLALCAIGAIVCISIASLRGWHTQYLDAIYVINYAMAHQNQYVTVDDLKNTIQEMLVNNRANGKENKSKKRSIIKWFKHTINSTEDSMFYGVWIFSMVPLIMIEHSIYKLVNWGSKQAALFTILIVAFSLVFIVYFRHMYKLLNESVESAKSYKTWILDFDYYSNGRKNFSYYDININHGVLSLKQNTAGVITVTTIGNQYLMIKIKRSDGRFNWEFPRGFVEPDEIDGSVVNYSAAAKRELKEELNVNLSTVIKTIDLGEVEPDSGLIKSSIHVVRVELSELKEIKLQSSEKIVEYRLMNEASLTNEVKKRTIIDGFTLSAITLSRNIK, from the coding sequence ATGAATATGAATGAAGATAAAAGAGTATTTCTAGACTACTTAAGGCAAATATATGATCAGACGAACGAGCATCTGCGTGAACAAGAACATAAACGTGATCAGGTGGTTACCTTTTACGCAGTATTAATCAGTTTCATAATAACCGCAAATCACACGATTCAAGCGAATTTTGGTGGGCCAGTCATGATGATGATATTAGACTTGGCACTTTGTGCTATTGGTGCGATAGTATGTATTTCAATTGCTAGTTTAAGAGGGTGGCATACACAGTATCTGGATGCAATATATGTGATTAACTATGCCATGGCTCATCAAAACCAGTATGTGACAGTTGATGATTTGAAAAATACAATTCAGGAAATGCTGGTAAATAATAGGGCAAATGGAAAGGAAAATAAGAGTAAGAAGCGGTCAATCATAAAATGGTTCAAACACACTATTAATTCTACTGAGGATAGTATGTTCTATGGGGTTTGGATATTTTCAATGGTTCCGCTGATTATGATTGAGCATAGTATCTACAAACTAGTTAATTGGGGAAGTAAACAGGCAGCATTATTTACCATTCTAATAGTGGCGTTTTCTCTGGTGTTCATTGTTTATTTTCGTCATATGTATAAACTTTTAAATGAAAGTGTTGAAAGCGCAAAAAGTTATAAAACTTGGATACTAGACTTTGATTATTACAGTAATGGTAGGAAAAACTTCAGTTATTATGATATCAATATTAATCATGGGGTTTTATCATTGAAACAAAATACAGCTGGTGTAATTACTGTTACAACTATTGGAAATCAGTATTTAATGATTAAGATTAAAAGGTCTGACGGGCGGTTTAATTGGGAGTTTCCGAGAGGGTTTGTTGAGCCAGATGAAATAGACGGTAGTGTGGTTAACTATTCAGCAGCAGCCAAACGTGAGTTGAAAGAAGAACTAAATGTAAATTTATCGACTGTAATAAAGACGATTGATTTAGGAGAAGTAGAACCCGATTCTGGTTTGATCAAAAGTTCAATTCATGTTGTACGAGTAGAACTCTCTGAATTGAAAGAAATTAAATTACAGTCCTCAGAGAAGATAGTAGAGTACAGGTTAATGAATGAAGCTAGTCTTACAAATGAAGTCAAGAAAAGAACAATCATCGATGGTTTTACATTAAGTGCGATTACGCTTAGCCGAAACATAAAATAA
- a CDS encoding transposase, with product MNERAYFTAYIDLYNGEILEWAIGRRPTVDFVTRPLERLVSRRPDLPYRMTIHSDQGFQYQNCRYVNILRQARVFQSMSRKTTCLDNAVAESIFHILKVGTVHNYQYETYKELEFAITSYVDYYNHRRIKTKLAGMSPVKYREHTSQLAA from the coding sequence ATCAATGAACGTGCATATTTTACTGCTTATATTGACCTTTATAACGGAGAAATTCTTGAATGGGCCATTGGTCGTAGACCAACGGTAGACTTCGTCACACGCCCCCTTGAACGATTAGTGTCAAGGCGTCCAGACTTACCATACCGCATGACAATTCATTCGGATCAGGGATTTCAGTATCAGAACTGTCGGTACGTAAATATTTTGCGACAAGCTCGTGTTTTCCAAAGCATGAGCCGTAAGACCACATGCCTAGATAATGCGGTAGCTGAAAGTATCTTTCACATTCTTAAAGTTGGCACGGTTCACAATTATCAATACGAAACCTATAAAGAACTAGAATTTGCCATTACAAGCTACGTAGACTATTACAATCATCGCCGTATTAAAACAAAATTAGCCGGTATGTCCCCGGTAAAATACCGGGAACATACCAGCCAATTAGCAGCTTAG
- a CDS encoding DUF1430 domain-containing protein, which produces MIAALNHAAKKTHTNYFKRQIKYGWAIKNQQVNYSQSLTRVTFQIAGVKPTTILSNGNQPHARVTSRRYLLKKPRLGFKLTMEPIEQSVRQDQREGDYYLESSDSKTYHRFLKLSAYYLNQETHEQTTSKEFRPSKQDKAVLLVLEATDLAGYQVTILCFLGIFIVILLLDSSQIIAAYRLNGFTVFKIFTSFFSKIIMVTIAILGVEFVITMLIGWKISIIEMGTLLLGLVPILIISWLTIWGMTSLSLTNQVRRRNYNRWTFLGLYVVKAFFIVYMFLGLIPLLQVATGSYNVLKGHTEASIVGNQYAVFYPHVTGNDFVAGNITWAELNQLDTTMYTAINKRGGLFFNDDSIYQAILKRYQYLSVNPNYLRQYPLYDTSGQRITIAENTSSIWMLMPTTAKPLTTKMVASIKTNFVYDFGYRPVVKVVYYPANQALVDLTNGKTIKAWPMLISTQNNTGSAYRSVMNGQGARDGLKVPVKGNVRKTYMSLRPILVKNNYLDNYPQLVKLNDLPMEDLKMAVGNLLHNSVAVTISAIVTFFLTGYITLLYFKVNKNSLTIKRVNGYSLFKTYHPLMVMLMTQAGVMSYLTVSQHQNNFYYWALTGLITIIEFGIVCLTVKRLERQNMKELLNDK; this is translated from the coding sequence TTGATTGCGGCATTGAATCATGCGGCTAAAAAAACGCATACAAATTATTTCAAAAGACAAATTAAATACGGATGGGCGATCAAAAACCAGCAAGTTAATTATAGCCAGTCGCTAACACGAGTCACTTTTCAGATTGCAGGGGTCAAGCCAACGACGATTTTGTCTAATGGCAACCAACCGCATGCAAGGGTTACAAGCCGTCGTTACCTGCTAAAAAAGCCACGCCTAGGTTTCAAACTGACCATGGAACCAATCGAGCAGAGTGTTCGACAAGATCAACGTGAAGGAGACTATTACTTAGAAAGCTCAGATTCAAAGACGTATCATCGCTTCTTAAAGCTGAGCGCCTACTATTTAAATCAAGAAACTCACGAGCAAACCACTAGTAAAGAGTTCAGGCCAAGCAAACAGGATAAAGCTGTACTGCTAGTACTTGAAGCAACTGATTTAGCGGGGTATCAAGTTACAATATTGTGTTTCCTAGGCATCTTTATCGTTATTTTACTACTTGATAGTAGTCAAATAATTGCGGCTTATCGCTTAAATGGATTTACTGTTTTTAAGATTTTTACTAGTTTTTTTAGCAAAATAATTATGGTTACGATTGCCATATTGGGTGTTGAATTCGTGATAACGATGTTAATTGGTTGGAAAATTTCAATTATAGAAATGGGTACGTTATTACTTGGATTAGTACCGATACTGATTATTTCCTGGTTAACTATCTGGGGGATGACGTCTTTATCTCTAACGAATCAAGTGCGACGCCGAAATTATAATCGTTGGACCTTTTTAGGGCTATATGTGGTCAAAGCATTTTTTATTGTGTACATGTTTTTAGGTCTAATTCCATTATTACAAGTTGCTACTGGTTCCTATAATGTTCTTAAAGGGCATACGGAGGCTTCAATAGTAGGAAACCAGTATGCAGTCTTTTATCCCCATGTCACTGGCAATGATTTTGTTGCGGGTAATATCACCTGGGCAGAATTAAATCAATTGGATACGACAATGTACACTGCTATTAATAAACGAGGTGGCCTATTTTTTAATGATGACAGCATTTATCAAGCAATCCTTAAGCGCTATCAGTATCTATCAGTTAATCCTAATTATTTGCGCCAATATCCACTTTATGACACGTCAGGTCAGCGAATTACCATCGCCGAAAACACGTCTTCAATTTGGATGTTGATGCCAACTACAGCTAAGCCATTGACAACAAAAATGGTTGCCAGTATCAAAACAAATTTTGTTTATGATTTCGGATATCGGCCCGTTGTAAAGGTCGTTTATTATCCTGCTAACCAAGCATTGGTTGATTTAACCAATGGCAAAACAATCAAAGCATGGCCGATGTTAATTAGCACACAAAATAATACTGGCAGTGCCTATCGTTCTGTGATGAACGGTCAAGGTGCTAGGGATGGTTTAAAAGTACCGGTTAAAGGTAATGTACGTAAAACCTATATGTCTCTTAGGCCGATTTTGGTTAAAAATAATTATTTGGATAACTATCCACAGCTGGTTAAGTTGAATGATTTACCGATGGAAGACTTAAAGATGGCTGTTGGTAACCTGCTTCACAACAGCGTGGCAGTGACGATTAGTGCGATTGTTACGTTCTTTCTAACTGGCTATATCACATTACTCTATTTCAAAGTTAATAAAAATTCGCTGACAATTAAACGCGTCAACGGCTATAGTTTGTTTAAAACATATCATCCCTTAATGGTAATGCTAATGACCCAGGCAGGTGTAATGAGTTATCTAACAGTTAGCCAGCATCAAAATAATTTCTATTATTGGGCGCTAACCGGTTTGATAACAATTATTGAGTTTGGCATCGTTTGTTTAACAGTTAAAAGATTAGAGCGTCAGAATATGAAGGAGCTTTTAAATGACAAATAA
- a CDS encoding 1-acyl-sn-glycerol-3-phosphate acyltransferase, translated as MFYSFMRGLVRGLVAIINGNTHYQGRENLPQGAYILVGPHRSWFDPLLYALAGSPMQFSFMAKEELFKNPILRTILTKANAFPVNRQHPGPSAIKTPVKFLRSGQLSLIMFPSGTRHSQELKGGATVIAKMAGVPLVPTVYQGPLTFGRLFSRRRITVRFGKPIYVDRKLKLDEAGQKSIETQMLTAFDDLDKKIDPNFHYVDPAEKKHAN; from the coding sequence ATGTTTTATTCATTTATGCGGGGACTGGTACGGGGGTTAGTTGCTATCATTAATGGCAATACCCACTATCAAGGTCGCGAAAACTTACCGCAAGGCGCCTATATTCTAGTGGGCCCTCACCGCTCATGGTTTGACCCGTTGTTATACGCACTAGCGGGTAGCCCCATGCAATTTAGCTTCATGGCTAAAGAAGAACTTTTCAAAAATCCGATTTTACGTACCATTTTAACTAAGGCCAATGCTTTCCCGGTCAATCGCCAACATCCAGGCCCTTCAGCGATTAAAACGCCAGTCAAATTTCTCCGTAGCGGTCAACTATCGCTAATCATGTTTCCATCCGGAACTCGGCATTCCCAGGAACTAAAAGGTGGCGCAACCGTCATTGCTAAAATGGCTGGCGTCCCCCTTGTTCCCACAGTCTACCAAGGACCATTAACTTTTGGCCGTTTGTTTAGTCGCCGTCGCATCACGGTCCGTTTTGGTAAGCCTATCTATGTTGATCGTAAGTTAAAGCTCGATGAAGCTGGTCAAAAGAGCATCGAAACGCAAATGCTTACTGCTTTTGATGACCTCGATAAAAAAATTGATCCGAATTTTCATTACGTTGATCCAGCCGAAAAAAAACACGCCAACTAA
- a CDS encoding DNA alkylation repair protein gives MSELGPAYIQASDFWLRRVGIILQLGRRQMTDQAYLTTAILTNRTDDEFFIQKAIGRALRDYSKTNPAWVTQFIASHVLSPLAMREGSKYLTNKKDR, from the coding sequence TTGTCAGAATTGGGGCCAGCATATATACAAGCATCAGATTTTTGGCTTCGGCGGGTTGGCATTATCTTACAGTTGGGCCGCCGGCAAATGACTGATCAGGCCTATTTGACGACGGCGATTCTAACCAATCGAACTGATGATGAATTTTTTATTCAAAAAGCGATTGGTCGGGCATTACGAGATTATAGCAAAACTAATCCAGCTTGGGTGACGCAATTTATTGCGTCACATGTATTATCACCACTAGCAATGCGTGAAGGCAGTAAATATTTAACCAATAAAAAAGACCGGTAA
- a CDS encoding DUF896 domain-containing protein, with protein sequence MISKELLARINELAHKAKAEGLTELEAAERQELREKYLKEFRAGFRQQVEMLQVYDKDGQEVTPEKVRQVQRDRGLRDD encoded by the coding sequence TTGATTTCAAAAGAGCTACTTGCCCGGATTAATGAATTGGCACACAAGGCCAAGGCAGAAGGGTTAACTGAGCTGGAAGCGGCTGAACGCCAAGAATTACGTGAAAAATATTTAAAAGAATTTCGGGCCGGATTCCGGCAACAAGTTGAAATGTTACAAGTTTATGATAAAGATGGTCAAGAAGTGACACCTGAAAAGGTTCGTCAGGTTCAACGTGACCGTGGCTTACGCGATGATTAA